The Parus major isolate Abel chromosome 5, Parus_major1.1, whole genome shotgun sequence genome contains a region encoding:
- the LOC107206010 gene encoding uncharacterized protein LOC107206010 isoform X2, which produces MTPSLGDGGGPAFGGDGAGAGPAGPGSGAAAMEAPGPPAVRARSRRSGSSAPQRHTRGAGLQVHIGDDSYSCPGEVMQCFKTTTQHCREPEDLCSSFNLDVAKDSVITCNQVISLSFKTWKYSCWPTQFEIKAKRQ; this is translated from the exons ATGACCCCGTCGCTGGGTGATGGTGGCGGTCCCGCTTTCGGCGGCGATGGCGCAGGAGCGGGCCCGGCCGGACCCGGAAGTGGAGCGGCCGCCATGGAGGCGCCGGGACCGCCCGCCGTGAGGGCGCGGAGCCGCCGGAGCGGCTCGAGCGCCCCGCAGAGACACACCCGGGGTGCAG GACTGCAGGTTCACATTGGTGACGATAGTTACAGCTGTCCTGGGGAAGTCATGCAGTGTTTCAAAACAActacacagcactgcagggaacCTGAAGATTTGTGCAGCAGCTTTAATTTAGATGTGGCAAAGGATTCTGTCATCACCTGCAATCAAGTGATCAGCCTGTCTTTCAAAACTTGGAA GTACAGTTGCTGGCCTACacaatttgaaataaaagctaagagacagtaa
- the LOC107206010 gene encoding uncharacterized protein LOC107206010 isoform X1 gives MTPSLGDGGGPAFGGDGAGAGPAGPGSGAAAMEAPGPPAVRARSRRSGSSAPQRHTRGAGLQVHIGDDSYSCPGEVMQCFKTTTQHCREPEDLCSSFNLDVAKDSVITCNQVISLSFKTWKKRLAKQSWSYSKSPSLRVLGTAQSENIPSSAASTWTVTLSACGALTSGHPAISGDEKLQMNDPMLGILQIFMRHILLGMFPF, from the exons ATGACCCCGTCGCTGGGTGATGGTGGCGGTCCCGCTTTCGGCGGCGATGGCGCAGGAGCGGGCCCGGCCGGACCCGGAAGTGGAGCGGCCGCCATGGAGGCGCCGGGACCGCCCGCCGTGAGGGCGCGGAGCCGCCGGAGCGGCTCGAGCGCCCCGCAGAGACACACCCGGGGTGCAG GACTGCAGGTTCACATTGGTGACGATAGTTACAGCTGTCCTGGGGAAGTCATGCAGTGTTTCAAAACAActacacagcactgcagggaacCTGAAGATTTGTGCAGCAGCTTTAATTTAGATGTGGCAAAGGATTCTGTCATCACCTGCAATCAAGTGATCAGCCTGTCTTTCAAAACTTGGAA GAAGAGACTTGCAAAACAGTCCTGGAGTTATTCCAAATCTCCTTCCTTAAGGGTGCTTGGGACTGCACAGTCAGAGAACATCCCAAGCAGTGCTGCATCCACATGGACAGTCACACTCTCAGCATGTGGGGCTTTAACCTCAGGCCATCCAGCTATTTCTGGTGATGAGAAGTTACAAATGAATGACCCAATGCTTGGCATACTTCAGATCTTCATGAGACACATTCTGCTTGGAATGTTTCCTTTCTGA
- the LOC107206010 gene encoding uncharacterized protein LOC107206010 isoform X3: protein MTPSLGDGGGPAFGGDGAGAGPAGPGSGAAAMEAPGPPAVRARSRRSGSSAPQRHTRGAGLQVHIGDDSYSCPGEVMQCFKTTTQHCREPEDLCSSFNLDVAKDSVITCNQVISLSFKTWNHGKKDKKEIKLF, encoded by the exons ATGACCCCGTCGCTGGGTGATGGTGGCGGTCCCGCTTTCGGCGGCGATGGCGCAGGAGCGGGCCCGGCCGGACCCGGAAGTGGAGCGGCCGCCATGGAGGCGCCGGGACCGCCCGCCGTGAGGGCGCGGAGCCGCCGGAGCGGCTCGAGCGCCCCGCAGAGACACACCCGGGGTGCAG GACTGCAGGTTCACATTGGTGACGATAGTTACAGCTGTCCTGGGGAAGTCATGCAGTGTTTCAAAACAActacacagcactgcagggaacCTGAAGATTTGTGCAGCAGCTTTAATTTAGATGTGGCAAAGGATTCTGTCATCACCTGCAATCAAGTGATCAGCCTGTCTTTCAAAACTTGGAA CCATGGgaaaaaggacaagaaggaaataaagctcTTCTGA
- the LOC107206010 gene encoding uncharacterized protein LOC107206010 isoform X4: MTPSLGDGGGPAFGGDGAGAGPAGPGSGAAAMEAPGPPAVRARSRRSGSSAPQRHTRGAGLQVHIGDDSYSCPGEVMQCFKTTTQHCREPEDLCSSFNLDVAKDSVITCNQVISLSFKTWKCRV; this comes from the exons ATGACCCCGTCGCTGGGTGATGGTGGCGGTCCCGCTTTCGGCGGCGATGGCGCAGGAGCGGGCCCGGCCGGACCCGGAAGTGGAGCGGCCGCCATGGAGGCGCCGGGACCGCCCGCCGTGAGGGCGCGGAGCCGCCGGAGCGGCTCGAGCGCCCCGCAGAGACACACCCGGGGTGCAG GACTGCAGGTTCACATTGGTGACGATAGTTACAGCTGTCCTGGGGAAGTCATGCAGTGTTTCAAAACAActacacagcactgcagggaacCTGAAGATTTGTGCAGCAGCTTTAATTTAGATGTGGCAAAGGATTCTGTCATCACCTGCAATCAAGTGATCAGCCTGTCTTTCAAAACTTGGAA ATGCAGAGTGTAG